The Cylindrospermopsis curvispora GIHE-G1 genome contains a region encoding:
- a CDS encoding transglycosylase domain-containing protein: MSDKEKLLLPVGNNQKNENPTDEKPPLTMPPKLRLLVGHIQQLSLVVREKIGRSGKPFYRRVWFWAGLGLGTTIIGFNYGIRKVDSSLPDKSELNAMIRQQTLTIKAGDNTVLMQQGEATREQLKIQQIPDKLQLAFIASEDRRFRQHDGVDIQGIVRAVVSNFQSQNVVQGGSTITQQLARILFLSQERTLWRKLKEVRLAQKIEEELSKQEILERYLNLVYLGSGAYGVADASWVYFGKTVDQLNLSEMATIAGLAPAPNIYAPDKNLPGAIARRNTVLQRMEEDGVITPQEKQSALQQTLTVKTNLPRRFQVTAPYFCAYVQQQLPKYLKPDVLAAGGLTVETSLNPNWQNLAEKVLVRTLKNEGTWGRFREGALVSINPRNGEIQVMVGGKDFAKTQFNRVTQAQRQPGSTFKTFVYAAAIASGKNPNDTYMDRQISFRGYEPKNYSEKFRGLMTMQEALALSINTISLQVLVDVGYEPTIKIAQDMGIKSPLEHNYSLALGSNEVNLLELTSAYGSFATQGLHTEAHAIRRILNRQGDVIWSANFQPKRALDVDSSRIVTKMLTNVVTNGTGRAAQLPDRPVAGKTGTSDESRDLWFIGYIPQIVTGIWLGNDNNRPTYGSSSTAAYTWSKFMEGAVKDLTVEKFPRPSRVAKRKATIKAQPISKKNTGFKISNRDDNSDSQDSTLSTRQSRRRERNYGQLDQDQDTSTRRRRRRRYDVQTVPSSTEENTTSTRRRRRRRYDVQTVPSSTEENTTSTRRRRRRRYDVQTVPSSTEENTTSTRRRRRRRYDVQTVPSSTGENRNSVNNSPNSPARQPSWRERLKPDS; this comes from the coding sequence CTGATAAGGAGAAATTACTCTTGCCAGTTGGTAATAATCAGAAAAACGAGAATCCCACAGATGAAAAACCGCCCCTGACCATGCCACCAAAATTGAGGTTGTTAGTTGGGCATATTCAGCAACTATCATTGGTGGTGAGAGAGAAAATTGGGAGAAGTGGGAAGCCATTTTATCGGCGTGTTTGGTTCTGGGCGGGGTTAGGTTTAGGTACTACCATCATTGGTTTCAATTATGGTATTCGGAAAGTAGACAGTTCCTTACCAGACAAATCAGAACTTAATGCGATGATAAGGCAACAAACCCTCACCATTAAAGCTGGGGACAACACTGTTTTAATGCAGCAAGGAGAAGCAACAAGGGAACAGTTAAAAATACAACAGATTCCAGACAAACTGCAGTTGGCCTTTATTGCATCAGAAGATAGAAGATTTAGACAACATGACGGAGTAGACATTCAGGGAATTGTTAGGGCTGTTGTTAGTAACTTCCAGTCACAAAATGTTGTGCAAGGTGGTAGTACCATTACTCAACAACTGGCTAGAATTCTCTTTCTCAGTCAAGAGCGGACTCTGTGGCGCAAACTCAAGGAAGTGCGTTTAGCCCAGAAAATAGAAGAGGAACTGAGCAAACAAGAGATTTTAGAACGTTATCTCAACTTAGTTTATTTAGGTTCAGGTGCTTACGGAGTAGCAGATGCAAGCTGGGTATATTTTGGCAAAACAGTAGATCAACTGAACCTGTCAGAAATGGCCACGATCGCAGGTCTTGCTCCTGCACCCAATATTTACGCTCCCGACAAGAATCTCCCCGGAGCTATAGCCAGAAGAAATACGGTTTTACAAAGAATGGAGGAAGATGGAGTAATTACACCCCAAGAAAAACAGTCTGCACTCCAACAAACATTGACAGTAAAGACTAATTTACCCAGACGGTTTCAAGTTACTGCACCCTATTTTTGCGCCTACGTGCAACAGCAGCTACCCAAGTACCTAAAACCTGATGTTTTAGCTGCGGGTGGATTGACCGTAGAAACTAGCCTAAACCCAAATTGGCAAAACCTGGCAGAGAAGGTACTGGTAAGAACACTGAAAAACGAAGGAACCTGGGGGAGGTTTCGAGAGGGTGCCTTAGTATCCATTAATCCTCGTAATGGGGAAATTCAGGTCATGGTCGGGGGGAAAGATTTTGCGAAAACTCAGTTCAACCGAGTAACCCAAGCTCAAAGACAGCCAGGTTCAACATTTAAAACGTTTGTATATGCAGCTGCTATAGCCTCGGGCAAGAATCCAAACGACACATATATGGATAGGCAAATTTCATTTAGAGGTTATGAACCTAAGAATTATAGCGAGAAATTCCGTGGTTTAATGACCATGCAAGAAGCATTGGCTCTATCCATCAATACAATTTCCCTTCAGGTGCTAGTAGATGTTGGCTATGAGCCAACCATTAAAATTGCCCAAGACATGGGGATTAAATCACCTTTAGAACATAACTACTCCTTAGCTCTTGGTTCTAATGAGGTTAACCTTTTAGAATTAACCAGCGCCTATGGTTCCTTTGCCACTCAAGGTTTACATACGGAAGCACACGCTATTCGTCGCATTCTTAATCGTCAGGGTGATGTAATTTGGAGTGCGAATTTCCAACCCAAAAGAGCCTTAGATGTTGACAGCAGTCGTATTGTGACTAAGATGTTAACCAATGTAGTGACTAACGGTACTGGACGGGCCGCCCAATTGCCAGACAGGCCAGTAGCAGGGAAAACCGGTACATCCGATGAGTCAAGGGATTTATGGTTTATTGGCTACATACCCCAAATAGTAACAGGAATTTGGCTAGGCAATGATAACAATCGCCCCACTTATGGTTCCAGTTCCACAGCTGCTTACACCTGGTCTAAATTCATGGAGGGAGCAGTAAAAGACCTGACAGTGGAAAAGTTTCCACGACCTTCCCGAGTGGCAAAGCGCAAAGCTACAATCAAGGCTCAACCAATTTCTAAAAAAAATACTGGCTTTAAAATTTCTAACCGTGATGATAACTCAGACTCTCAAGACAGTACTTTATCTACCAGGCAAAGTCGTAGAAGAGAGCGCAATTATGGGCAATTAGACCAAGACCAGGATACTTCCACTAGAAGAAGACGGCGTCGTCGCTATGATGTGCAGACTGTGCCATCCTCAACCGAGGAGAATACCACTTCCACCAGAAGAAGACGGCGTCGTCGCTATGATGTGCAGACTGTGCCATCCTCAACCGAGGAGAATACCACTTCCACCAGAAGAAGACGGCGTCGTCGCTATGATGTGCAGACTGTGCCATCTTCAACCGAGGAGAACACCACTTCCACCAGAAGAAGACGGCGTCGTCGCTATGATGTGCAGACCGTCCCATCCTCAACCGGGGAAAATAGAAATTCCGTCAATAATTCTCCCAATTCCCCAGCTAGACAACCATCTTGGCGAGAACGACTCAAACCTGATTCTTAG